In Fusarium fujikuroi IMI 58289 draft genome, chromosome FFUJ_chr02, the genomic stretch TCCAGTGCAAACAGCTCAAGAGGGCCGCTCTCGGTCGCATGGCCACCCTCATTAAGCGACTCAAGGACCCTCTTATGTACCTCGATCAGGTCCGCCAGCATCTCGGACGTCTGCCCTCGATCGACCCCAACACTCGAACCCTGCTCATCTGCGGTTACCCCAATGTTGGAAAGTCTAGTTTCCTCAAGAGCGTTACTCGCGCCGATGTCGACGTTCAGCCCTATGCTTTCACCACGAAGAGTCTGTTTGTCGGTCACTTCGACTACAAGTATCTCCGCTTCCAGGCCATCGATACTCCTGGTATTTTGGATCACCCTCTAGAGGAGATGAACACCATTGAGATGCAAAGTATCACTGCCATTGCCCATTTGAGATCCGCCATTATGTACTTTATGGATCTTTCAGAGCAGTGCGGATATACAGTCAGCGCCCAGATTGCCCTATTCAAGAGCATCAGGCCTCTGTTCTCCAACAAGCTTGTCTTCGTTGTAGTCAACAAGATTGATGTTACTCGACCCGAAGACCTTGAGCCCGAGCTTCAGGCTGAGCTCCAAAGCATCCTCAAGTCTGGTGAGGTCGAGATGCTCCAATTGTCCTGCAACACCCAGGAGGGTGTTCAGGAGGTCAAGAATGCTGCTTGCGAGCGCTTGATCGCTGAGCGTGTTaaccagaagctcaaggctggtACCAACAGCAGCGGAAACATCGGTGGCCGTCTGGCTGATGTTATGTCCCGTATCCACGTTGCTCAGCCCATGGGTGGTCAGAGTCTTGAGACTTTCATCCCCGAGGGTGTCAAGGACCGCAAGAAGTACGACAAGACCGACCCCGAGCGCCGAAGACTCGCtcgtgatgaggaggaggagaacgGTGGCGCTGGTGTCTTCAACGTCGACATGAAGGCCGACTACATGCTCGCCAACCCCGAGTGGAAGTACGACAAGATCCCCGAGATCTACGATGGCAAGAACGTCTACGACTTTATCGATCCCGATATTGAGGCCAAGCTCCaggctcttgaggaagaggaggagaagctcgaggctgAGGGCTTCTACGAGTCTGATGAGGAcattgaggatgacgaggaggccGAGGTCATGCGCAAGGCCGAGCTGATCCGCGAGAAGCAGCAGCTCATCCGCAACGAGGCCCGCATGAAGAAGCGTCTCAAGAACCAGGCCATCATTCCCCGcaagcagatgaagaagcccCTCTCCGAGTTCGAGGATGCCCTCGACCAGCTCGGTGTCGACACCACCGATATTGCCGAGCGTGCTCGCTCAAAGTCTCGTCCTCGCGGCCGTTCCACATCTCGCATGGGTACCGAGGACCCCGATGCCATGGATGTCGACGGTGGTCGCAGCAGCACTCCCCGCGAGCGTATGCGCTCTATGAGCCGACCTCGAAGCCGTGCTCCTACTACCAGCCGCCGCGACGATGGTGTCGCAGACGAGGCCACTCGATCCAAGGCCGATCGTATCGCCAGGCTCAACCAGAAGCGCATGAACCGCATGGCCCGACAGGGAGAGGGCGATCGACACACAACCGCCTCCATCACCAAGCACTTGGTAAGTTTTACTCACATCCATATTTATCTCAGAACGATAACTAACACATTACTTTCAGGTCGTCGGAAAGCGTGGTATGGGCAAGACAAACCGCAGATAGAGAGCCAACACCAGGCTTCCCTTTCTTCCACCACATTTGGttgtctttctctcttttccgGCATATTTTCGCGGGTTCGCGGGCTGTGGGTTTGCCTGGGAGTTTGGGCGTATAGGAAAATGGATTGCGATTCCTTCGCTGCGTACGTACGTGCTTGAtaagaaaaaagaataacTTGCGTGTCGCGTTGTTGCTtgggatgaagaagctctgtCCGAGTTCAGCTAGATAGTAGATATCACGGCGCCTCCTTGAGAAGTACTAGAAAAGGGGCTGCCaaacttttctttccttctctttaacAGATCATGATTTATGAAGCATATAAAAGTTTCAATCAAATTTCATATTATCCACccaaaatattatatttGTGTATACAGTTCAACAATATTCATTTGACTTGTCGTGTGAGATGCTATCGAAAGAGGTATAATGAGATTGTGCCCAAGACGCACCATCGGTATCGGCCAATCTTCtgaaaaagcaaaacaatCCTCCTACCCTGCCGGCTCTGTTACAGTGGTGTGGCCTTGTTACTCTTTTATCCTATTTGCTAGGAAGGTCGCTGAGATTCTTTactgctcctcagcaacctGGATACCTTCCCTCAAAccctcaaccttgagctcctcaccGGTGGCGCGGTGGTAGATGTCCTTGACGTCGTCGGTGGTGGTCTCGAAGTGGCTGGTGGCATCGTAgctcttggagatgaagatgttgtcCTTGGTGCCATCCTCAAGAGGCTCGTAGATGGGAATAGGGGGACCCTAGAGATTGTTAGCGTGTATGTTGGTATTTCAACCCAGGTAACTTACCATGAACTGCTCCTCAATCTTGCCAAGGCGGTCGAGACCAGCCTGGAGCTCAACGTGGTGGTTAGCTGATGTCTCAGCAATAGTTGAGACAATGGCGATCCAGTAGCCCTTGGGGCAGACGTTGTGAGCAGAAGAAACGCAAGCAATGTAGATGTCTAAAAGCCAATGTCAGAAAATATTTATGACGATCAGAATCGGAGTAATTACCGTTCTTTCGGCCAACTTGAGACTGGGGAATGATGAGCTGGGCAGAGTCGGCATCGTTGGTACCAGCAAGCGGGTGCTTCAGGATGCAAATAGCTCGAAGGACGTGGCCAACAACCTTAGCCTTGTTGGGGAAGTAAGAGGGGTCACCGAGGatcatcttggccttggtcttgaacttcatctcctcaacaccagtcATGGTCGCCTCGATGCCAACGGCCTTGTCGCCGTCGTACTGGATCTCgtcgatgttggtgttgagcat encodes the following:
- a CDS encoding probable GTP-binding protein yields the protein MKTTWKDIPPVPTQQEFLDIVLSRTQRKLPTQIRAGFKISRIRAFYTRKVKFTQETFSEKFGAILESFPRLQDIHPFHKDLLNTLYDADHFRIALGQMSTAKHLIETISRDYVRLLKYGQSLFQCKQLKRAALGRMATLIKRLKDPLMYLDQVRQHLGRLPSIDPNTRTLLICGYPNVGKSSFLKSVTRADVDVQPYAFTTKSLFVGHFDYKYLRFQAIDTPGILDHPLEEMNTIEMQSITAIAHLRSAIMYFMDLSEQCGYTVSAQIALFKSIRPLFSNKLVFVVVNKIDVTRPEDLEPELQAELQSILKSGEVEMLQLSCNTQEGVQEVKNAACERLIAERVNQKLKAGTNSSGNIGGRLADVMSRIHVAQPMGGQSLETFIPEGVKDRKKYDKTDPERRRLARDEEEENGGAGVFNVDMKADYMLANPEWKYDKIPEIYDGKNVYDFIDPDIEAKLQALEEEEEKLEAEGFYESDEDIEDDEEAEVMRKAELIREKQQLIRNEARMKKRLKNQAIIPRKQMKKPLSEFEDALDQLGVDTTDIAERARSKSRPRGRSTSRMGTEDPDAMDVDGGRSSTPRERMRSMSRPRSRAPTTSRRDDGVADEATRSKADRIARLNQKRMNRMARQGEGDRHTTASITKHLVVGKRGMGKTNRR